In Cotesia glomerata isolate CgM1 linkage group LG8, MPM_Cglom_v2.3, whole genome shotgun sequence, the sequence taattacttgattcaggaaattttttttttctgtatataaagatgaattttttccattaatttagtggaaaatttttatttagactaCCAAAATTACAActttattacacaaaaattattttacagaaGTCGGAAATTTTTGCGCAAACGAAAAATCCTGCGAAAGGATCAAATTCTCCGAATGCAAAGAATCAAAATGCCAATGTCGTGATGGCTACTCATTAATAGGCGATAAATGCCTCCCAAAATTGCGAGGCGCACCATGTCATAGCGACGACGAATGTTCTCATGCAAATGGCCTTTGTATCTCCGGTACCTGCGATTGTTTCCACAGATACTCAAAATTTGACGATCGCTGTCCGCCGATAAATTTCAACAAATGCTCAGCCGAAGAACCTTGTACAATTAAGAACTCAAATTGCCACCCAATTGTCAAGATTTGTCTCTGCAATGAAGGTTACGTGTCTAATTTAAGAGGAGTAGCTTGCGAGAAggtaaattatattaaaatttcaaattaaaatccCTTTTTTACtgacttttatatttttttcagcgATTAAATTTCAAACCTTTGTATCATCGAGCAATGATCAATTCTGCCACGCTGTAGAAtacaaataattgtaatttattttgtaaatttaaattgaataaattaattatcattattaggtttaaaattagaaaaatttattatttttgatgattaaaaataatgatccaaaaaaaaaaaaacaagaaaatttacttttattctaattaaagtaatgttaaaaatatttttttttttttttagatttgtaTCAAATCTAACGATACAAGATCTCCCCTATTTAAATTCACCCTTGTTAAGTCaagaaatcaataattatacgGAAAACATTTGGTGAGTTTCCCAAATAAGTAAGTCCAAATTTAGGGCGACACATATAATAGAAAGATATAGAACGCGCGTGCGCTTTTCTCTGAGGGTATTCTTTAAAAGTTTTGTGTGTTATTAGTACGGATCTGTTGATCAAAAGTTCTAGTCATATTTGtagtactttaaaaaaaaaattcaaaaatggttGCGGTTGAAGATAATAGAATTGCCGATAGATTTTGTGGAATGAGTTTAAAAGtttcattgattttttttggtgGCGTAAGAATTGTAAGTAtggaaacaatttttttattatactgatattcttccaaaaaaattattttgaagagaacTAGTTGTCTTATTTCAAGAAATTCTTGTCTTGATTTAATGTTtctaccctgatagccacgctTTGATTAAAAGTAGTTGCATTTCAGCAGTTACAGTTAACTTGACATCAAGTTTgccgtaaatttttatagtacaATAGTTGTAAACAAATTGAATGCAATCTACAGCCCcaatttgaatacaagttaacacCGAACTTTTAGTTAAATTGTACTACAATTTTACTACAACTTGAATAAAATACTTGTACTGCAAGTCTTGACgtcaaattgcactgtaacTTGTAGACAACTTAAGTAAAAACGTTTGGTTTGCaacttttttcatcaagttggctacaaatttcggcagtagattgaataaaagtttaagttaagatggctatcagggtaggAGTGAGAGATCTAATCACTTcgatcgataaaatttttacgagGTTCAAGACTATATTATCTTCGATCGATACAAGTCaattctttattcaaaaacgattctcttcaataaagaataattttatttcatttaaagaattattgattgttgattcaagaactaatttttttatttataatgttataagtttaagtcagaaaaaaactttgaagttgaaaaatttttatttctctatttgccgacaaaatatttattaatacagagaatagcaaaaatacttaaatttatatgcttaaaacaagtaaaataatatgttaattctcaagtggcgccatactTGGAACAAGTcggtaatatcttgaaccatTGTTACCGTCTATCTTAATCCTCGAGAAAGAAATTCTTGGGCGATAGTTGTAtatatcttattttaaaacaaccaAGTTTCTTGATTCGAGAATCAATTTCTTAAGTTAagagaatttaattacttaaaacaacaatgacattttagaaataaatttttttttaatcaagtcagtgcacggaaaaaagtaaactgtgtacttaaattttttttaaaagtcctagtagatagattttaggaatttcataaaaagtgaaatattttgtaaccacgcacactaaatacattccaaaattgtttcttttaatttttaaatttacaaaaaaattttttttaatttccgaaaatcatatacaaccatatcggttacttggattttttaattttttattttatatctttttataaagaaataaaatttttttttcttaatagtcttatgaacgtggacttggcgtgattttttttacagtgaaactgtttttattTGGATTATGTTAAGTtctctcttgaacgaatcgactgaaattatgtgaaattatgtgaaattatgtcaAGTtctctcttgaacgaatcgactgaaattatgtgaagttatctcttatttatttataaacagcCCTATTGCGTATATTCTGTTATTTTTGTCTGACGTCTTTTGCtgcacacggaaaaaagtaaactgtaataaataacagtcgatttataataagtaatgatcaactgctaaaaattaccatttcaaacagtaaaatcgtgattttactagtcactttataatatttaccatttaaacgttacaatttactctttacatgaaagaaaatactatttcaaacagtaatattcgctatgtaaatgtctaaaatgttaaagtataattacTAAAGGTGTTTTCATGACcgaattgtatatatataacgAGTGTTTTTTCATGCCGTCTAGGTCAAATAACTAGTAGATGTTGTTCAAGTCAAGAGATGGATACTTCCATCTTCCCTTATTGGTTGAGAGATATCCTCTCTGTATATAAGTTCGATGGAAATCCATcaaacttgaatactagtaaagctgtAAGCTTGTAGTATCCATTCGAGTACTAAAgatgttaattaattgaaagaaatgaaagaaattattttgaatgagaGTAAAGACAgactttcgaaaaaataaatggggttggttgccaagccaggaatcgaacctggatctccctgataacatgtcaggagctctaccagttaagctaccggGCCCCTTCCACCATCCACCTTTCTCAGTCCATTCTTATACTCTCAATACTTACTTTACTATCCCTTCCCTTTTACCCGAGTTACGTACTATGATGGTAGTAGTACTtttattaaagtataataattaagaattcaaactttgatatttatcatttcgtacctaaaaaatgatcttataatatgtaaaaagtataaaataaagttagtaaatttctaatacaagcaacgtcaatatttacaaagtaaaatgataaattttaaacgcaacgctaaaaatcaaactgtaattattaacttgcttgaactggtaaaatgtatattttaaaagtataatttttactgtttgaaattttaaattctcccagagtgagacccccttctctttcatctaagttccccttctcctcataatatcgactatatattgaaatggaaatttttactgtttgaaactataattttttaagataaaagagtcgttatttactatagtgacagctactaatcacttattttagatattaaattgtaaattgcggcttttatactttctacattaagttctgtaatatttatgtttttggCATCCCGAtctccgctttactgtttgaaactataaaaattaaccggactcggagtgaatattacagtttacttttttccgtgtggatttataataattgtaattacagATAGGAGCTTTGGGACAACTAATAATACCTATAAGAAATCATATAGAATATTGCGATGTAAATACTGATACTACTTGTCGCGTAATTTCAAACAACGAATTTGCGGGTAATTTATCCATATCTGCCTTCGGAATCTTGTTGGTTTTCATGGCAATTTTCGGATCAATCATGGTAAGActcttcatttttaattaattaattctattaaTAGTATGAttaattgcacgcctcataagcgaagcgttgaggtagtgctctacacagaaagaaaggttcacttgagctaagaaaatatttttcttcctaattatttacttgggcgaaaaaaaaaattttttttgacgcaagaaatttcacttaattcaaaaaatcaattctcttgcttcaagaaatacgtatcttgatccaagttaatttatttaagtcaagaaaattttcttgttttgagaaaatttctctcttgctccaaaaaattaagttcttgacagaagtaaattttcttgtattgagaaaatttttctcttgctccaaaaaattaaatatctcgatagtaaattttcattaatatttctattgactaacatgtcaaatgggaagatcaaataatattgaatcatttttttttttcatttaatatgtataattgcgcgctaaaataatctaaaatgggtatcaaatattcaagagaaaaattttctcaagatgagaaaatttttttctcagctgaagtaggtggcgctgcttccctaaagtatctaaaaatcttaatcaaatctaaaaatttcttgtattaagtatttatgataatttgaattaagaaaaaattacttccatcaagaatagaatttcaagaaaaatttttacttcggccaagacaatttcggtcttccttcaagcgaccgaaaatttacttgagccaagaattttgttctccagtcaagaaatttttctttccgtgtactctcgacaaaaaaaaagcagttttctcaaaactgAAATTGGTTTCTTTTTACTTATATCGCACTTACAGGATAATATGAGTGGACTTATATCAAGTAAAATAATCTGTCaggcacataaaatatatttcaataacaattattttgtttaacattaaaaataaataaaaataataacattaaaaataatctttcctGGACGTCCGTGTGTCTGTATTTAAGGATCCGTGTATGTGCCAGGGAAGTTCCACGAAAACATCCTAccggaattattttttttttatcatctaaaGTAACACACTAAGGactttctcaattaatatcaccgttcaattcactgtcatttaattattatttaaaaaaaaaactaaaatacaACTGTGTATTTgtctattaatttataaattttactatagtattttttttcttcacctTAGAATTATGGCGCCACTAAATCATAGcagagttttctgttttttgtattttattttaatgaattttattgtgaaaatgagattatgaggcgtgcacttttggattttccaaacattttttaaaaattgtaacaattattatataattaataaattttttcagaataataataaatttctgatTGCATCACTTGCTATTGACGCGATCCAACTAATAATTTTGCCGTTTGTATCATGGTACATTTTGAGTAGTTACGAAAACCATGACTATGGTGCAGTTGTGGAGCCACTTGTAAATTATGCTTATATGGGTAAGTttccaaattaattaattaattaattagttactcaattaaaattaactcacacttttttgtatttattttaggtATCATTATGGTGTACATGATATTGGCAATCAGCCGGTATGAAGAAATAAAGTCTTCCAAGATGTACCCCCTTGCTGACGAAGCCGATGATCAAGAGCCGGGTGCTGAAAACGAAGACGAGAAAGATTTACCTAAGAACGGAAACGTCGAAGGAAGTTTTCGGGGAACACAAGAGGGAAAGCcagaaaagttttaaattataattgttaatttaggTGTTGATTGAATTATCAATTTGGATAAAATTGTAGTgtggaaatttatttaacttaaagTCACAggaaatttattgtaaaaaaaattaagtgtgagatttataattaatgaaaatctaATGAAAGCGAAAGTTTAAATTTGGTGgctaaatttattacaattcatcccaaaattcaaattttttagtaattatttctcaaaaaaatttaatgaatttgcactaatatcaaaatttgatataatCCCGAGAtttctaattaataaacagttcgggttattaaaatttatggtaataattattttcgaaaaaataatgaattgaaataacataagaaatttagtttattaacgaacagaaaattttacgataaatcaaattaaattcaataaaacgagaatttaaatttgttgattattaaatttagtacGTCGTAAAAGTCAAATTTTGTTAGTAAttgttttgcaaaaataatcactcaattacttaaatataacaaatttttctgatttaaaattattctataattttttaagacacataatttttttctaaaaaaaaatctaatattaAATACAGTATAAACTCTATATAACAACACTGAAGGGACCGTGAATTTTTTGACGTTATAGAGAGTTGACATTAAATagagagaagaaaaattagaattagaaaaaaaaaagtttactttaGACCATATTGTTATTGTAGTTATGTGcatagaaaacaattttatttatttatttatcaacagactcgatagagtctggcgccaagttccgttctcaagccagactactgagtgaataaagtagtcagtacttgtctcggatagcttaactggtagagcccttggcgtgTAACCGAGaaatctgggttcgattcccagtctgggctgtctgattattttttcaattacggaaaaattcccactgagtaggtcccctccctttcccctatccgttctttcccaactcccttaaaatttgctttaatatggtatataccgtaagcagaacggttttttgaggttacaaattttttttcaaatttattttgatttttttttttatatgatattttataatagtagttcatgctttttattacgcgtattacttgattattatcaattatctttataatttctatttaaaattattaaaaataatcagcacaaactatagcgacccagatttttagattttaactttttttttatgtaaaaagcggacggccagagactaaataatataagaatgcatgctaatcttataatagatggaaaactacagtgaaaaaaagatatttgacagcttgcaattacacacgccaggcggcgcaagaataacttttacatgaactatagcttaaaggggatagtttgccaccggaaatgtattaaattaaaattgtcaatttttattataattacaaaaaatactgaaatccgagcaaaaacagtttcattgtaaaaaaatcgcgccaagtccacgttcataagactattaagaaaaaaaaattttatttctttacaaaaagatataaaataaaaaattaaaaaatccaagttaccgatatggttgtatatgattttcggaaattaaaaaaatttttttgtaaattgaaaaattaaaagaaacaattttggaacgtacttggtgtgcatgATTgtgtactttaattttttttaaaagtcctagatagattttaggaatttcataaaaagtgaaatattttgtaaccacgcacactaaatacgttccaaaattgtttcttttaatttttaaatttacaaaaaaattttttttaacttccgaaaatcatagataaatagatagatagatagacaataattttattagattctGGAGCCTAGGCTCCCTCAGAATCATCAtcaaatatacatttataattagtgTATGATGTACAGAGTTTTagatacataaaataaaatgaaaataaatatagtaatTAACAGTAATAACATGTGAATcatgcttataaataatacttgtgTTATACACAGCTCAACAACCTTCAATAGCAGTAATTAACGTTCAATATAGCAGATCaataattttggaaataataatcatagcaCAGTCTACGGAATATTTCGAAATTTTCGGCTTTTGTAATTTCAGCTGGCAGCGCATTCCagatacaaccatatcggttacttggattttttaattttttattttatatctttttataaagaaataaaacttttttttcttaatcgtcttatgaacgtggacttggcgcgatttttttacagtgaaactgtttttgctcggatttatttattaatagccCTATTGCGTATATTCTGTTATTTTTGTCTGACGTCTTTTGCtgcacacggaaaaaagtaaactgtaataaataacagtcgatttataataagtaatgatcaactgctaaaaattaccattttaaacagtaaaatcgtgattttactattcactatataatatttaccatttaaacgttacaatttactctttacatgaaagaaaatactatttcaaacagtaatattcgctatgtaaatatctaaaatattaaagtataataattaagaattcagactttgatatttatcattcggtacctaaaaaatgatcttatgatatgtaaaaagtataaaataaagttagtaaatccacagattcggtagaatctggcgccaagctccgttcaaatccgttgtaaacggagcgccagactactgactgtgtttactgtaagcataacggtattttgaggttgcaaaattttatttaattctacggtacttcttgttcctaaattttatattataacagtaattcatgctttattttactgatattaattaattattttttttatttatttatttatttatttggtgtaAATGCCAAGGCACAAAGCTGAATGGCAAAAAtgatatacataaaattataattcacaTAAGTACAgctaatatatacataatggAAATATGAAATTTGCATGATAGTATAAAATATAGAATTTATATAATGTTCAAATGGACATAATGtttttaaacatattaaacttattatattcatttcttcattgcgtggttgcaaaatattttacttttaatgaaattcgtaaaatctatttactaggactttaaaaaaattgaaatacacaatgacgcacaccaagtacgttccaaaatttttttttaattttcaaatttacgataaaattttttttaatttccgaaaatcaaatacaatcatatcggttatttggattttttaatttttttattttatatctttttgtaaagaaataagaaatttttttttctaatagtcttatgaacgtggacttggcgtgatttttcttacagtgaaactgtttttgttcggattatgtTAAGTtctctcttgaacgaatcgactgaaattatgtgaaattatgtgaaattatgtgaaattatgttaagttctctcttgaacgaatcgactgaaattatgtgaaattatgtgaaatccacagattcggtagaatctggcgccaagctccgttcaaatccgttgtaaacggagcgccagactactgactgtgtttactgtaagcagaacggtattttgaggttgcaaaattttatttaattctacggtacttcttgttcctaaattttatattataacagtaattcatgctttattttactgatattaattaattatattcaattataataattaatctacttgaaattattaaattttattaacacaaactatagcaagctcataaatttcgatcctgagtttttttctatgtaaaaagtgacatgccatagactaaataattcgagaatgcatggtaatcttccaatagatgggaaactacagttaaaaaaatacatttcacagcttgcatcgtcattc encodes:
- the LOC123270331 gene encoding multiple epidermal growth factor-like domains protein 6, yielding MIGAKCKKSLCHGIDHLVCRNRKCRCKRNYFPSKDNKACFQYALKVGNFCANEKSCERIKFSECKESKCQCRDGYSLIGDKCLPKLRGAPCHSDDECSHANGLCISGTCDCFHRYSKFDDRCPPINFNKCSAEEPCTIKNSNCHPIVKICLCNEGYVSNLRGVACEKRLNFKPLYHRAMINSATL
- the LOC123270330 gene encoding uncharacterized protein LOC123270330 codes for the protein MVAVEDNRIADRFCGMSLKVSLIFFGGVRIIGALGQLIIPIRNHIEYCDVNTDTTCRVISNNEFAGNLSISAFGILLVFMAIFGSIMNNNKFLIASLAIDAIQLIILPFVSWYILSSYENHDYGAVVEPLVNYAYMGIIMVYMILAISRYEEIKSSKMYPLADEADDQEPGAENEDEKDLPKNGNVEGSFRGTQEGKPEKF